A genome region from Candidatus Microthrix parvicella Bio17-1 includes the following:
- a CDS encoding HNH endonuclease signature motif containing protein — MSSMVLLAEAASAIDVVNSGLDGLFAGGIAPVDGPDAIVWLREIEVLRRRVDASATALVGAIEVAQLHTDDGHSSARVMAQHHAKLSGSEAKAREKTSRACRNLPDLESAWQHGEIGTDQMHLLGRVHANQRVAPAMEARQDEFLSNANNLSARQFEAATRQWERLIDEDGPEPANERTHNNRNAHLGQNPWDGSWELTGFFASLQGAEMREVFDHFIDAEFQADWAEAKARLGDAVTSADLQRTTPQRRADALHRIFHNAATAPGGAVPPGWVHNIHWSASAYQEMLDAIDTDRPPKFDPDDFMCQTPNGHNIDACEAATNSLFAHIRRMIIDTNGVVIDLGRARRFTGSARTAALAGHTCCIWPGCTVPATACDIDHLHEHGKGGATNPQNGAPLCGRHNRWKQKGFTIRRLPDGTWHTTRPDGSQLE; from the coding sequence ATGAGTTCGATGGTGCTACTGGCGGAGGCGGCCTCCGCAATCGATGTGGTCAATTCCGGTCTGGACGGTCTGTTCGCCGGTGGGATTGCGCCGGTCGACGGACCCGATGCGATCGTGTGGCTCCGCGAGATCGAGGTTCTCCGCCGGCGTGTCGACGCGTCCGCTACGGCGCTGGTCGGCGCGATCGAGGTAGCCCAACTGCACACCGATGATGGGCACTCCTCGGCCAGAGTGATGGCCCAGCACCACGCCAAGCTGTCGGGCAGCGAAGCCAAGGCTCGCGAGAAGACGTCACGCGCCTGCCGCAACCTTCCCGACCTCGAATCGGCCTGGCAGCACGGTGAGATCGGCACGGATCAGATGCACCTGTTGGGCCGGGTGCATGCCAACCAGCGGGTGGCACCGGCCATGGAGGCCCGCCAAGACGAATTCCTCAGCAACGCCAACAACCTTTCGGCACGCCAGTTCGAGGCCGCGACCCGCCAGTGGGAACGCCTGATCGATGAGGACGGCCCAGAGCCTGCCAACGAACGCACCCACAACAACCGCAACGCCCACCTGGGTCAGAACCCCTGGGACGGCTCGTGGGAACTCACCGGGTTCTTCGCGTCGTTGCAGGGCGCTGAGATGCGCGAGGTCTTCGATCACTTCATCGACGCCGAATTCCAAGCCGACTGGGCCGAAGCCAAAGCCCGTCTCGGTGACGCCGTCACCAGCGCCGACCTGCAACGCACCACCCCCCAACGCCGCGCCGACGCCCTCCACCGCATCTTCCACAACGCAGCCACCGCACCCGGCGGTGCTGTGCCTCCCGGGTGGGTGCACAACATCCACTGGTCAGCTTCCGCCTACCAGGAAATGCTCGACGCCATCGACACCGATCGGCCACCGAAGTTCGACCCCGACGACTTCATGTGCCAGACCCCCAATGGCCACAACATCGACGCATGCGAAGCCGCCACCAACAGCCTCTTCGCCCACATCCGACGCATGATCATCGACACCAACGGCGTCGTGATCGACCTCGGCCGAGCCCGTCGCTTCACCGGCTCAGCACGCACCGCCGCCCTCGCCGGCCACACCTGCTGCATCTGGCCCGGCTGCACCGTCCCGGCCACCGCCTGCGACATCGACCACCTCCACGAACACGGCAAAGGCGGAGCAACCAACCCCCAAAACGGCGCCCCCCTGTGTGGTCGCCACAACCGCTGGAAGCAAAAGGGTTTCACCATCCGACGGCTACCCGACGGCACCTGGCACACCACCCGCCCAGACGGCAGCCAACTAGAATGA
- a CDS encoding FGGY family carbohydrate kinase, whose amino-acid sequence MSVLIIDVGTSSIRVARANPDGSLSGERRAPALPQTPAPGLVEFDADALATSALALATQSIEADGPADGVAITNQRASTVVWNPATGRAVAPGQGWQDLRTVGDCLVLAADGLRLAPNHSATKVANILGQVDPDRSTGLLSGTIDTWLAWSLSGGSTFVTDASNASLTGLATNAADAWNAAVLDALNIPPESLATIGDSLGALGTLDLLPGAPPLLAVLGDQQASMIGQGAVVPDAAKITFGTGGMLDVCTPGDRPAVPRTTAGCFPIAGWSAGGQRTWALEAIMLSAGTNVEWLRDDLGIIDDTAQSDELAASVDDADGVVFVPAPLGLGTPHWDYGARSGLFGLTRGSTKAHVARAVLEGVAQRGAELLAAAEADSGASIDALRVDGGMSQNRTFIQALANAIQRPVEVSPVLEATARGGGLAAGVALGWFESVPALADLWQPAEVIEPNGAFSADRWAEAVRRVGGWHPELSAINF is encoded by the coding sequence ATGAGCGTTCTGATCATCGACGTCGGCACCAGCTCGATCCGGGTGGCCCGAGCCAATCCCGACGGTTCGCTCAGCGGAGAGCGGCGGGCGCCGGCATTGCCCCAAACCCCGGCGCCCGGCTTGGTGGAGTTTGACGCCGATGCACTGGCGACGTCGGCACTGGCGCTGGCCACCCAATCCATCGAGGCCGACGGCCCCGCTGACGGAGTGGCCATCACCAACCAGCGGGCTTCGACGGTCGTCTGGAATCCGGCCACCGGCCGGGCCGTCGCACCCGGTCAGGGCTGGCAGGACCTGCGCACGGTCGGTGACTGTCTCGTACTGGCCGCGGACGGGTTGCGGTTGGCTCCCAACCACAGTGCCACCAAAGTGGCCAACATCCTGGGCCAGGTCGACCCCGACCGTTCAACGGGGCTGCTGAGCGGCACGATCGACACCTGGCTGGCATGGTCGTTGTCGGGTGGCTCCACCTTCGTCACCGATGCATCCAACGCGTCCCTGACCGGGCTGGCAACCAACGCCGCCGACGCCTGGAATGCGGCAGTACTCGACGCGCTGAACATCCCGCCCGAGTCGCTGGCCACCATCGGCGACTCGTTGGGAGCTCTCGGCACGCTGGACCTCCTCCCGGGCGCCCCTCCCCTACTGGCCGTGCTGGGTGACCAGCAGGCCTCGATGATCGGGCAGGGAGCCGTCGTGCCCGATGCGGCCAAGATCACCTTCGGCACGGGTGGGATGCTCGACGTCTGCACGCCCGGCGACCGGCCGGCAGTGCCTCGCACCACCGCCGGGTGCTTTCCCATCGCCGGGTGGTCCGCCGGTGGGCAACGCACCTGGGCGCTGGAGGCGATCATGTTGTCGGCGGGCACCAACGTGGAGTGGCTGCGCGACGACCTGGGCATCATCGACGACACAGCCCAGTCCGACGAGTTGGCGGCATCGGTGGATGATGCCGACGGTGTGGTGTTCGTGCCGGCACCGCTGGGTCTGGGCACGCCCCACTGGGACTACGGCGCCCGCAGCGGCCTCTTCGGCCTCACGCGTGGCAGTACCAAGGCACACGTCGCCAGGGCGGTCCTGGAAGGCGTCGCCCAGCGCGGCGCCGAGCTGTTGGCCGCCGCCGAAGCCGACTCGGGCGCGTCCATCGACGCATTGAGGGTGGACGGCGGCATGTCCCAGAACCGCACCTTCATCCAAGCCCTCGCCAACGCAATCCAACGACCGGTTGAGGTGTCACCCGTGCTGGAGGCCACCGCACGGGGTGGCGGCCTGGCCGCCGGGGTGGCACTGGGCTGGTTCGAGTCGGTACCGGCACTCGCCGACCTCTGGCAACCGGCGGAGGTGATCGAACCCAACGGCGCCTTCAGCGCAGATCGTTGGGCCGAGGCGGTGCGTCGAGTCGGTGGCTGGCACCCCGAGCTGTCCGCCATCAATTTCTAG
- a CDS encoding OmpA family protein gives MEPATGVSGSDGGGAGGLSRWTVLGIGVAALVVLIGVTIVTAGDDNTSDGGEVVTRAEAALDKAGIADAQVQAGENGILTVSGVDADDSGRIPDVLAGVEGVDDIEVKAVTGKSASNTPDSKPADGAQDAASSTDKFVATPKPPKSTPKVPLPDGVERMGVYQGGKLFLVGKVPNYADGNRRINAAKEILGEDNVFNLYEVDKSSSPSDDGVIIVAEPFVFPAESADLPKSFFSLADLGVAIMSRFDQTQMTITGHTDSSGDAAANQKLSEERAEAFKTYLVDKGVDASRVTVVGKGSSDPAFPNDTAANRAKNRRIEVSLKGLLLGE, from the coding sequence ATGGAGCCAGCAACTGGGGTGTCCGGCAGTGACGGCGGTGGCGCAGGCGGCCTGAGCCGATGGACTGTGTTGGGCATTGGGGTGGCCGCACTCGTCGTGCTGATCGGAGTGACCATCGTGACCGCGGGCGACGACAACACCAGCGATGGGGGCGAGGTGGTCACCCGTGCCGAAGCGGCCCTCGACAAGGCGGGCATCGCCGACGCGCAGGTGCAGGCGGGCGAGAACGGCATCCTCACGGTGTCGGGGGTTGATGCGGACGACTCCGGGCGCATCCCCGACGTGCTGGCCGGCGTCGAGGGCGTCGACGACATCGAGGTCAAAGCGGTCACGGGCAAGTCGGCATCCAACACGCCCGACTCCAAGCCCGCCGATGGCGCTCAGGACGCAGCGTCGTCCACCGACAAGTTCGTGGCCACGCCGAAGCCGCCGAAGAGCACGCCAAAGGTGCCCCTTCCCGATGGGGTCGAGCGGATGGGCGTGTACCAGGGCGGCAAGCTCTTCCTGGTCGGCAAGGTGCCCAACTACGCCGACGGCAACCGCCGCATCAACGCGGCCAAGGAGATCTTGGGTGAGGACAACGTCTTCAACCTGTACGAGGTCGACAAGTCCAGCTCGCCGAGCGACGACGGTGTCATCATCGTCGCCGAGCCGTTCGTGTTCCCGGCGGAGTCGGCCGACCTGCCCAAGTCGTTCTTCAGCCTGGCCGACCTGGGCGTGGCCATCATGAGCCGCTTCGACCAGACCCAGATGACCATCACCGGCCACACCGACAGTTCGGGCGACGCTGCCGCCAACCAGAAGCTGTCCGAGGAACGGGCGGAGGCGTTCAAGACCTATCTGGTCGACAAGGGCGTGGACGCCTCACGGGTCACCGTCGTCGGGAAGGGCTCCTCCGATCCGGCGTTCCCCAACGACACCGCCGCCAACCGGGCCAAGAACCGCCGCATCGAGGTGTCGCTGAAAGGACTGCTCCTCGGGGAGTAG
- a CDS encoding PQQ-binding-like beta-propeller repeat protein produces the protein MDSRDPTHSSGTLAAYETMADQPRRGGPHDPPAASGRRWSPVVVGGPVGPHRWDDFTEDDLEDPLSGVTPQVYSDDFIIDSSDHGRPQPAPYTAGPYFAGPYGADQHGADPYSDGAYVDGFYAAEAYGDEAPEQPAWWDLPIWAPPRLVLVIGALVLTIVVWPLSHGSESDQAGAAESDVAGLVPVAEGGDVVGASAFGRAWSATVPGVLTLLGNPSRSFNGTGPLPTRPRVVDRRTQPGMGAGPASQALVAERSDGHTWAISAGADGKVGFTDADSGEQLLAPLETSRAIRGTPTLDPDGYPLLYVGGDDGELRVVALDRGSQPEVLWSLRSSTVSPSQWGTDWKGSPLVRDDTLIMGGGNSNLHVIKLNRSIGEMGKVRVAPELVAALPTWDDELDRNLGDRETGIDASVALDGQTAWVVNGGGLLTGWDLSPLDRGGQARKVLRFWAGDAVDTAVTLDETGAIYLATSGRRNNARTAELGRVMKLDPGNPENPLVWSTAGSPLGDSGVAGAPVVTAGLVVVVGNEGKLVAFDRDSGRVQWARQVQAPARATPVMVDGAMVVGSCDGLLRAWDLGLDGPEERWSLNVGGCIESPVTAWAGRLFVPQRNGGLVVVGSADAAAG, from the coding sequence ATGGACTCACGCGACCCCACCCACAGCAGCGGCACGTTGGCGGCCTACGAGACGATGGCCGATCAACCGCGCCGCGGCGGCCCGCACGACCCTCCTGCGGCATCCGGACGCAGGTGGTCACCTGTCGTCGTCGGTGGCCCGGTGGGTCCGCACCGTTGGGACGATTTCACCGAGGACGACCTGGAGGACCCGCTGAGTGGCGTCACCCCCCAGGTGTACAGCGACGATTTCATCATCGATTCGTCGGACCATGGCCGGCCTCAACCCGCGCCGTACACCGCCGGCCCCTATTTTGCCGGTCCCTACGGCGCTGATCAGCACGGCGCTGATCCCTACAGCGACGGCGCCTATGTCGACGGCTTTTACGCTGCCGAGGCCTATGGCGATGAGGCGCCCGAGCAGCCGGCCTGGTGGGACCTCCCGATTTGGGCGCCGCCCCGCCTGGTCCTGGTGATCGGGGCGCTCGTGCTCACGATCGTTGTTTGGCCGCTGTCCCACGGGTCCGAGAGCGACCAGGCGGGGGCGGCGGAATCCGACGTTGCCGGGCTCGTCCCGGTTGCCGAAGGGGGCGACGTGGTGGGTGCCTCGGCATTCGGAAGGGCGTGGTCGGCCACCGTTCCGGGTGTATTGACCCTGCTGGGCAACCCGTCCCGGTCGTTCAACGGAACGGGGCCGTTGCCGACGCGCCCGCGAGTGGTGGACCGCCGCACCCAGCCGGGTATGGGCGCCGGCCCCGCCAGCCAGGCGTTGGTGGCCGAGCGCTCGGACGGGCACACGTGGGCCATCTCCGCCGGTGCCGATGGCAAGGTGGGCTTCACCGATGCCGATTCCGGCGAGCAGTTGCTTGCGCCGCTGGAGACGTCCCGGGCCATTCGGGGCACGCCAACGCTGGATCCCGATGGCTATCCGCTGTTATACGTGGGCGGTGACGACGGCGAACTGCGTGTGGTGGCGTTGGATCGGGGATCCCAGCCCGAGGTGTTGTGGAGCCTGCGGTCATCAACGGTCAGCCCGTCGCAGTGGGGTACCGACTGGAAGGGTTCTCCGCTGGTTCGTGACGACACGCTGATCATGGGCGGCGGCAACTCCAACCTGCACGTCATCAAGTTGAACCGCTCGATCGGCGAGATGGGCAAGGTGAGGGTGGCGCCGGAGTTGGTGGCGGCGCTGCCAACCTGGGATGACGAGCTCGACAGGAACCTGGGCGATCGCGAGACCGGTATCGACGCCTCGGTCGCCTTGGATGGGCAGACGGCCTGGGTCGTGAACGGAGGGGGTCTGCTGACAGGCTGGGACCTTTCGCCGCTCGACCGGGGTGGTCAGGCCCGGAAGGTGCTCAGGTTCTGGGCGGGTGATGCGGTCGACACGGCGGTCACCCTGGACGAGACCGGGGCGATCTACCTGGCCACCAGCGGCCGCCGCAACAACGCGCGCACCGCCGAACTGGGCCGGGTGATGAAGCTCGATCCGGGCAATCCCGAAAACCCGCTGGTGTGGTCGACTGCGGGATCGCCGCTGGGGGATTCCGGGGTCGCCGGCGCGCCGGTGGTGACGGCGGGTCTGGTGGTGGTGGTCGGGAACGAAGGCAAGCTGGTCGCATTCGACCGGGACTCGGGTCGGGTTCAGTGGGCACGTCAGGTGCAGGCCCCGGCACGCGCCACGCCGGTCATGGTGGACGGCGCCATGGTCGTGGGCAGTTGCGACGGGCTGTTGCGGGCCTGGGACCTCGGCCTTGATGGTCCCGAAGAGCGCTGGTCGCTCAACGTCGGGGGCTGCATCGAGTCGCCGGTGACCGCCTGGGCCGGGCGCCTGTTCGTGCCTCAGCGCAACGGAGGGCTGGTGGTGGTCGGCTCTGCCGACGCCGCCGCCGGTTAG
- a CDS encoding zinc ribbon domain-containing protein: MSEPVVLWPGGRMGLDGVVQELLALQALDTEADQLRHRLATLPERTEVDAANLAEANAAASLAVLDEQRHVLGRDLKRFEDETASITSHIEEVEATLYGGAVRAPKELTDLQSELNSLKRHRRDVEDQELDVMEQVEPIDAERTKVMAAQALASEQREAAMGRLAAASEVLDAELEGISQRRAEATAGLDGALLVTYEQLRTQFGGVAIAQLTGGRCSGCHLSLPAVDRDRIKRAPADAQVTCPECGRLLAR; this comes from the coding sequence TTGTCCGAACCCGTCGTGTTGTGGCCGGGCGGGCGGATGGGATTGGATGGGGTTGTGCAGGAACTCCTCGCCTTGCAGGCGCTCGACACCGAAGCCGACCAGTTGCGACACCGGTTGGCCACCCTTCCCGAGCGAACCGAGGTGGATGCAGCCAACCTGGCGGAGGCCAACGCAGCCGCCTCGCTGGCGGTGCTTGACGAACAGCGTCACGTCTTGGGACGCGACCTGAAGCGGTTCGAAGACGAGACCGCATCGATCACCTCGCACATCGAAGAGGTGGAGGCCACCCTCTACGGCGGTGCGGTGAGGGCGCCGAAGGAACTCACCGACCTCCAGAGCGAGTTGAACTCGCTGAAGCGGCATCGTCGTGACGTTGAGGATCAGGAACTCGACGTGATGGAGCAGGTGGAACCCATCGATGCAGAGCGAACCAAGGTGATGGCCGCCCAGGCACTTGCCTCCGAACAGCGGGAGGCGGCCATGGGGCGTCTTGCGGCGGCGTCGGAGGTGCTGGACGCCGAGCTGGAGGGCATCTCCCAACGTCGGGCCGAGGCGACGGCCGGGCTGGACGGCGCGCTGCTGGTCACCTACGAGCAACTGCGCACCCAGTTTGGCGGGGTGGCCATCGCCCAGCTGACCGGCGGGCGGTGCTCGGGTTGCCACCTCAGCCTGCCTGCGGTTGATCGCGATCGGATCAAGCGGGCCCCGGCTGACGCCCAGGTGACCTGCCCGGAGTGCGGGCGGTTGCTGGCCCGCTGA
- a CDS encoding glycerol-3-phosphate dehydrogenase/oxidase, which translates to MPTTSPTPQFSRPEALKALRSEQFDLVVIGGGITGAGVALDAAARGLRTALIEGDDFASGTSSKSSKLVHGGLRYLQQGDISLVYEALHERRRLLANAPHLVDIQPFLLPLFAKGGLIPKKLARSMGAAMWAYDATGGWRIGRFHQRIDTAEAVAHMPTLPADKLGGAYIYYDAAADDARLVLTVIRTAVLDHGATAANRVRALGVHKTPGHIIDGVEVEADGEHFTIATTAVVNAAGVFADDVRALDEAVHPNSIRPAKGIHVTVPWDRIRNDIGVILPVKGDRRSIFVMPWGDHTYIGTTDTTYDGPTDNPRCTADDVAYLLDAVNGWTGAGLTPADVTGTWAGLRPLVVEADQAAGRTADLSRHHRVLRSPSGMVTVTGGKLTTYRQMAADAVDKVVKSLLGSAGAKAPSRSPTARLRLRGAEGWEAVGDAAVGAGLDRSTGEHLARRYGGEANALLIALAAEPELAEPLVAGLPYLRIEARHAARHEMATTLTDVLSRRTRALLLDRAAARAAAPMVAADLATVLGWDDAEQARQVANFESVVDAELTAESGHDVPAGVPTGTRA; encoded by the coding sequence GTGCCCACAACGAGCCCCACCCCCCAGTTCTCCCGACCTGAAGCGCTGAAGGCGCTGCGATCCGAACAGTTCGACCTGGTGGTGATCGGAGGCGGCATCACCGGAGCGGGCGTGGCGCTCGACGCGGCCGCCCGCGGCCTGCGAACCGCGCTGATCGAAGGGGACGACTTCGCCTCGGGTACCTCATCGAAGAGTTCCAAGTTGGTGCACGGCGGGCTGCGCTACCTCCAGCAGGGCGACATTTCGCTGGTGTACGAGGCGCTCCACGAGCGTCGACGGCTCTTGGCCAACGCGCCGCACCTGGTGGACATTCAGCCCTTCCTGCTGCCGTTGTTCGCCAAGGGCGGGTTGATCCCCAAGAAGCTCGCCCGGTCGATGGGCGCCGCCATGTGGGCCTACGACGCAACCGGCGGATGGCGCATCGGCAGGTTCCACCAGCGCATCGACACCGCCGAGGCTGTGGCCCACATGCCCACACTTCCCGCCGACAAGCTGGGTGGCGCGTATATCTATTACGACGCGGCCGCCGACGACGCACGCCTGGTGTTGACGGTGATCCGCACCGCCGTGCTCGATCACGGCGCGACGGCCGCCAACCGGGTTCGAGCGCTGGGGGTGCACAAAACCCCCGGCCACATCATCGACGGGGTGGAGGTTGAGGCCGATGGCGAGCACTTCACCATCGCAACCACCGCAGTCGTCAACGCAGCCGGCGTGTTTGCCGACGATGTCCGTGCGCTGGACGAGGCGGTTCACCCCAACTCGATCCGTCCGGCCAAGGGCATCCACGTCACCGTGCCGTGGGACCGGATCCGCAACGACATCGGCGTGATCCTGCCGGTCAAGGGCGACCGCAGGTCGATCTTCGTCATGCCCTGGGGCGACCACACCTACATCGGCACCACCGACACCACCTACGACGGCCCGACCGACAACCCACGTTGCACCGCCGATGACGTGGCATACCTGCTCGACGCGGTGAACGGCTGGACCGGGGCGGGCCTGACCCCCGCCGACGTCACCGGCACGTGGGCCGGGCTTCGACCCCTGGTGGTCGAGGCCGATCAGGCCGCAGGGCGCACCGCAGACCTGTCTCGTCACCACCGCGTGCTCAGGTCGCCGAGCGGCATGGTGACGGTCACGGGCGGCAAGCTCACCACCTACCGTCAGATGGCGGCCGACGCCGTCGACAAGGTGGTGAAGTCGCTGCTGGGATCCGCCGGAGCAAAGGCGCCATCCCGCTCCCCCACCGCACGGCTGCGTCTACGCGGCGCCGAAGGGTGGGAGGCCGTCGGTGATGCCGCGGTCGGTGCCGGCCTCGACCGAAGCACCGGAGAACACCTTGCCCGGCGCTATGGCGGCGAGGCCAACGCCCTGCTGATCGCCCTCGCCGCCGAGCCCGAGCTGGCCGAGCCGCTCGTGGCCGGGCTCCCCTACCTGCGCATCGAGGCTCGCCACGCCGCGCGCCACGAGATGGCCACGACGCTCACCGATGTACTCAGCCGCCGCACCCGCGCGCTGCTGTTGGACCGGGCCGCCGCACGGGCGGCAGCACCGATGGTCGCTGCCGATCTGGCCACCGTGCTGGGCTGGGACGACGCAGAACAGGCACGCCAGGTAGCCAACTTCGAATCGGTGGTCGACGCCGAACTGACCGCTGAATCCGGACACGATGTACCTGCCGGTGTGCCGACCGGAACCCGGGCCTGA
- a CDS encoding FAD-binding oxidoreductase, translated as MTQRLQLTPPAAPLPLGTGAPTPGIALAGDPAEAASRFGLESPLPDGFVEILDATGVEVDVTPAVLAEHSRDWWPIGLVWATEGQVPALAGAVARPTDVDGVVAVVRACATHGVALTVTGGRSGVLGASVPLLGGVALDMCGLAGISAVDATSGIVSVLPGTFGDVFEDDLRRSHHLTVGHWPQSMALSTVGGWVACRGAGQYSTRYGKIEDLVVGLDVVLADGTLIHTGGAPRAAHGPDLTQLFVGSEGTLGIIVGVHLRARPLPPAEGRAAYSFTTFDAALAAMRRTVQRGATPAVLRLYDATEADRGFGTGDVALLLALDEGDPAIVAATLGVLDEEAIEQGATAADVALVERWMQRRNNVAELEDLVGKGFVVDTMEISAPWSVLGDLARNVVEALQGVDGTLVASTHQSHSYLDGGCLYFTFAGGVEPAERTAYHARAWEVATRTVLEGGGSLSHHHGVGIGRAPFMDQALGGGFAVLQAIKSALDPTGLLNPGGLGLGPVPRETDVAPTGDARG; from the coding sequence ATGACCCAGCGCTTGCAACTCACACCCCCCGCCGCGCCCCTCCCACTCGGCACGGGGGCACCCACCCCGGGCATCGCGCTTGCAGGCGACCCTGCCGAGGCGGCGTCGCGCTTTGGCCTGGAGTCGCCGCTGCCCGACGGCTTTGTCGAGATTCTGGACGCCACCGGCGTGGAGGTGGACGTCACGCCCGCAGTGCTGGCCGAGCACTCCCGAGACTGGTGGCCCATCGGTCTGGTCTGGGCCACCGAAGGGCAGGTGCCAGCGCTGGCGGGGGCGGTCGCCCGCCCAACCGACGTCGACGGTGTGGTGGCGGTGGTTCGCGCCTGTGCCACCCACGGGGTAGCGCTGACGGTCACCGGCGGACGATCCGGGGTGCTTGGCGCCTCGGTTCCGTTGCTCGGCGGCGTGGCACTCGACATGTGTGGCCTGGCCGGCATCAGCGCCGTCGACGCCACCTCCGGCATCGTCTCGGTCCTACCGGGCACCTTCGGCGATGTGTTCGAAGATGACCTTCGCCGCTCACACCACCTCACCGTGGGCCACTGGCCCCAGTCGATGGCGCTGTCCACCGTGGGCGGCTGGGTGGCATGCCGCGGCGCAGGCCAATATTCCACTCGCTACGGCAAGATCGAAGACCTCGTCGTGGGTCTGGACGTCGTGCTGGCCGACGGCACGCTGATCCACACCGGAGGTGCGCCACGCGCCGCGCATGGCCCGGACCTCACCCAACTGTTCGTCGGCTCCGAGGGCACCCTGGGCATCATCGTGGGAGTCCACCTGCGTGCCCGTCCGCTCCCCCCCGCGGAGGGCCGTGCCGCCTACAGCTTCACCACCTTTGATGCTGCGCTCGCCGCCATGCGCCGAACGGTGCAACGTGGCGCCACCCCGGCGGTCCTCCGTCTTTACGATGCCACCGAGGCCGACCGGGGGTTTGGCACGGGCGACGTGGCCCTGTTGTTGGCACTCGACGAGGGCGACCCTGCCATTGTGGCGGCCACGCTGGGGGTGCTGGACGAGGAGGCCATCGAACAGGGCGCCACAGCCGCCGACGTTGCGCTGGTGGAGCGATGGATGCAGCGCCGCAACAACGTCGCCGAGTTGGAGGACCTGGTCGGCAAGGGCTTTGTGGTGGACACGATGGAGATCTCCGCCCCTTGGAGCGTGCTGGGCGACCTGGCTCGCAACGTGGTGGAGGCGCTGCAGGGCGTCGATGGCACCCTGGTGGCATCGACCCACCAATCGCACAGCTATCTCGACGGCGGTTGCCTGTACTTCACCTTTGCCGGTGGGGTGGAACCGGCCGAGCGCACCGCCTACCACGCACGTGCGTGGGAGGTGGCCACCAGAACGGTGCTTGAGGGCGGCGGTTCGCTCTCGCATCACCACGGCGTGGGTATCGGCCGAGCCCCCTTTATGGATCAGGCGCTCGGCGGAGGATTCGCAGTCTTGCAGGCAATCAAATCGGCCCTCGACCCAACCGGCCTCCTGAACCCTGGTGGGCTCGGCCTGGGGCCGGTGCCCCGAGAAACCGACGTGGCCCCAACCGGCGACGCGCGCGGATGA
- the udp gene encoding uridine phosphorylase: MVDVFHLGLSRPQLMGATVAILPGDPGRVERIGSMMERPRALAGQREFVSWLGYLDGRPVVVCSTGIGGPSTSIAVEELAQLGIRTFLRAGTTGAIQDNLSIGDLVVSTASVRLDGASEHFAPIEFPAVANFACTTALVESARALGVEPHVGVTVSSDTFYPGQERYDTFSGRVVERFEGSLEAWRSMGALNYEMESATLFTMCATQGLRAGCVAGVIANRLSSEVPDEHAAEQVEVTTRRVVIEAARRLLAA; this comes from the coding sequence ATGGTCGACGTCTTTCACCTCGGGTTGTCTCGGCCACAGCTGATGGGCGCCACGGTGGCGATCCTGCCTGGAGATCCCGGCCGGGTCGAGCGCATCGGCTCGATGATGGAACGCCCCCGGGCGCTGGCCGGCCAGCGTGAGTTCGTCTCGTGGCTCGGCTACCTCGACGGCCGCCCGGTCGTCGTGTGTTCGACGGGCATCGGTGGTCCGTCCACGTCGATCGCGGTCGAGGAGTTGGCCCAGCTGGGCATCCGCACCTTCCTCCGGGCGGGCACCACCGGCGCCATCCAGGACAACCTCAGCATCGGCGACCTGGTCGTCAGCACGGCGTCGGTGCGCCTCGACGGCGCCAGCGAACACTTTGCGCCGATTGAGTTCCCGGCGGTGGCCAACTTCGCCTGCACCACCGCGCTCGTCGAGTCGGCCCGGGCCCTGGGCGTGGAGCCGCACGTTGGGGTCACCGTCTCGTCGGACACCTTCTACCCGGGCCAGGAGCGCTACGACACCTTCTCCGGTCGGGTGGTCGAGCGCTTCGAGGGCAGCCTGGAGGCGTGGCGGTCGATGGGGGCGCTCAACTACGAGATGGAGTCGGCCACGCTGTTCACCATGTGCGCCACCCAGGGCCTGCGGGCCGGGTGCGTCGCCGGCGTGATCGCCAACCGCCTGTCCTCCGAGGTGCCGGACGAGCACGCCGCCGAACAGGTCGAGGTCACCACCAGGCGGGTGGTCATCGAGGCGGCCCGCCGCCTGCTCGCCGCCTGA